GACGATGCTTGACGGGATGACGTTCAAGGATGGAGAGCCGGTGACCGACAGCACACCGGCTCAGCAGCCCCTGGCCGCCTAATCTTGCTCACGCCCCGTACACCAGATTTGACTTTAACTCCGCCAGCGTCCGGCCGATCGCTTGTCGATGCGCCGCTTTCTGCCAAAATGGGTCGCGTCACTGCCAGTGTTTCCCGATCCGTTTGCCTGCGTTGCCACCCACCTGACCTGAACCGTCTTCCACCGAATTGCCATGATCCGTAACGTCGCCCTGCTGGTGTTCCCCGGCGTGCAATCGCTCGATGTGAGCGGGCCGCTGGACGTCTTCGCCGAAGCGAATCGCTTCCTGCTGCCCGGCGATCAGTACCAGACGGAGGTCATCGGCACGCAGCACGGGGCCATTGCCTGTTCGAACGGCATGGCGTTGCTGCCTCGGCGTCACTATCAGGACGTCGGCGGACACGTCGATCTGCTGCTGGTGGCGGGCGGTCCGTCGCTACTGACGGACGATCTCGGGCCGAACGTTTATCGCTGGCTGACCGACATGGTCCCGCGTGCACGACGCTACGGCTCGATCTGCAACGGCGCGTTGATCCTCGCGGCGGCGGGCCTGCTCGACGGCAAGCGTGTGACGACGCACTGGAACGATGTCGACGTACTCGCCGAGCGCGCGCCCGGTGCGAGTATCGAAGTCGACCGGCTGTTCATTCAGGATGGGAGTCTCTACACGTCGGCGGGGGTGACGGCAGGGATCGACCTGTCGTTGCATCTGCTGGCGCAGGATCACGGGCAGGAGGTGGCGCTGAACGTGGCGAAGCGTCTGGTCGTCTTCACACAGCGCGCGGGCGGTCAGTCGCAGTTCAGTCCGTATCTGACGCCCTACGCCGAGCCGAATTCACCGGTCGCGCAAGTCCAGCATTACGTGTTGGAGCATCTGGCGGAGCCGTTGTCGGTCGGCGATCTCGCAGCCGTGGCGAAGATGAGCGTGCGTAACTTCTCCCGCGTATTCGCACGCGATGCGGGCGTGACGCCAGCAGACTTCGTGAGCGCCGCCCGCGTCGACGCCGCACGCGTGATGCTGGAGAACGGCAATGCGCCGCTCAAGACCGTGGCATGGGAATGCGGCTTTGGCGACCCGCACAACATGCGCAAGGTCTTCCAGCGCCGCTTCGGTGTGTCGCCCCAGCAATATCGCGAGAATTTCGGTCAGCCGCAGGGCTTGAACGCGACCGTCACCAGTTAACGCGAACCCCCAGTGTCCCGGCGGTCGTCGTCCTGCGATCGTGAACGCTGCCGACCGACCACCGATAACTGGCCTGACCGTAAAAGCTCAGATACTGGTTCACCCGAGCCGTGATACCGCCACCGATCTCCAGCGCCGTGTCACCGATGCGGGTCTCGATGCCGGGCGACGACGGCCCGAAGAATGCGGTGTCGCTCACAGGGAAGACATGCCAGAGATTGACCCGCGCGTAGGGCTGCCACAGACGCCCCCGTTCGTCCTGTTCGGTGTATTGCAGCCGCGCCCCCAGCCTTGCCGTCCACGCCTTACCGGCATTCCAGTCCACATCCGAATATTGATCCCCCGAACGCCGGACCGACACGCCCTGGTAGACAATCTGCGCCTGAGGCTCAATCAGCCAGCGATCGTCCTTTCCGAATCGGAACGGGTAGCCTGATTCGAGCGACGCCGTGTATCCCGTCGCTTTGGTCGACATGCCCGAGCCATACAGGCACGTGGCCTTTGCGTCATACCAACTCGCCTGCACTACAGCGTCGAGGTAGCCGCCGCCCGGAGCGAAATGCGTCCAATACGCGCCAGCCGACGGCCCGTTCAGCACCAGTTTGCCCACCGTCAGGTCTTGCGTGCCCAGCGCGAAGCCGCGCACTGAAGGCGAATCGAAGTCCGAGTAGGCGAAATACACGCCAGCGTGGTCTCGGTGGCCTTCATCCGTCGTCCGCCGAAAAATATCGAGGCCCGTCTGAAAGCCGACCAGATTGCCGGACGCGCTCGAATTCACCGTCCCGTCCCATCGGTTGTTCACTCG
The Pandoraea oxalativorans genome window above contains:
- a CDS encoding GlxA family transcriptional regulator produces the protein MIRNVALLVFPGVQSLDVSGPLDVFAEANRFLLPGDQYQTEVIGTQHGAIACSNGMALLPRRHYQDVGGHVDLLLVAGGPSLLTDDLGPNVYRWLTDMVPRARRYGSICNGALILAAAGLLDGKRVTTHWNDVDVLAERAPGASIEVDRLFIQDGSLYTSAGVTAGIDLSLHLLAQDHGQEVALNVAKRLVVFTQRAGGQSQFSPYLTPYAEPNSPVAQVQHYVLEHLAEPLSVGDLAAVAKMSVRNFSRVFARDAGVTPADFVSAARVDAARVMLENGNAPLKTVAWECGFGDPHNMRKVFQRRFGVSPQQYRENFGQPQGLNATVTS